One window from the genome of Epinephelus fuscoguttatus linkage group LG3, E.fuscoguttatus.final_Chr_v1 encodes:
- the si:dkey-45d16.4 gene encoding trichohyalin isoform X1, with translation MDRVVVEVPINNGFSLAGPSTTPRKRQVRFSARHDIILLREVIAQNPFASKEPGRIWARVGEIITAALQDENFEVDARRCRERTMLLLDYYKKQDFPSLRRFGTERLYAQKEDLLHEVLELEAEKGLLASGENTKYQDDELRKRAIEELSLPEQDKPNITITQAPTAAEPEEDREEMAELSAAPTAKRPCQCCCQTYSEILSFLEKRSEAEQRLREEELALRREELEIQRSKITLERERLGAERKERERRFELESQERQVILDLLKEKVLKG, from the exons ATGGACCGGGTAGTTGTGGAAGTGCCGATCAACAACG GTTTTTCCCTCGCCGGCCCTTCCACGACCCCACGAAAGCGCCAGGTGCGTTTTTCAGCAAGGCACGACATCATCCTTCTGCGGGAGGTTATAGCCCAGAACCCCTTTGCTTCCAAAGAGCCAG GACGGATCTGGGCCCGAGTGGGGGAGATCATCACTGCAGCCCTCCAAGATGAGAACTTTGAGGTAGATGCCAGGAGGTGCAGGGAGAGGACCATGCTGCTGCTGGATTACTACAAGAAGCAAGACTTTCCCAGTCTGCGCAG ATTTGGAACAGAGAGGTTGTACGCCCAAAAGGAAGATCTGCTCCATGAGGTTTTGGAGCTGGAGGCTGAGAAGGGGCTCCTGGCCAGTGGAGAGAACACAAAGTACCAG GATGATGAACTGAGAAAGCGAGCCATAGAAGAACTGTCTCTACCAGAGCAGGACAAACCCAACATCACCATCACACAAGCACCCACTGCAG CAGAACCAGAAGAAGATCGCGAGGAAATGGCAGAGCTTTCAGCGGCGCCCACAGCCAAGCGGCCCTGCCAGTGCTGCTGCCAGACCTACTCTGAGATTCTCAGCTTCCTGGAGAAACGCTCAGAGGCGGAGCAGCGGCTGCGGGAGGAGGAACTTGCCCTGCGCCGGGAAGAGCTAGAGATTCAAAGGA GTAAGATCACTCTGGAGAGGGAACGTCTGGGagctgaaagaaaagagagggagcGGAGATTTGAGCTGGAGAGCCAAGAGAGGCAGGTCATCTTGGACCTGCTGAAAGAAAAGGTGCTGAAAGGCTGA
- the si:dkey-45d16.4 gene encoding scaffold attachment factor B1 isoform X2, with translation MDRVVVEVPINNGFSLAGPSTTPRKRQVRFSARHDIILLREVIAQNPFASKEPGRIWARVGEIITAALQDENFEVDARRCRERTMLLLDYYKKQDFPSLRRFGTERLYAQKEDLLHEVLELEAEKGLLASGENTKYQDDELRKRAIEELSLPEQDKPNITITQAPTAEPEEDREEMAELSAAPTAKRPCQCCCQTYSEILSFLEKRSEAEQRLREEELALRREELEIQRSKITLERERLGAERKERERRFELESQERQVILDLLKEKVLKG, from the exons ATGGACCGGGTAGTTGTGGAAGTGCCGATCAACAACG GTTTTTCCCTCGCCGGCCCTTCCACGACCCCACGAAAGCGCCAGGTGCGTTTTTCAGCAAGGCACGACATCATCCTTCTGCGGGAGGTTATAGCCCAGAACCCCTTTGCTTCCAAAGAGCCAG GACGGATCTGGGCCCGAGTGGGGGAGATCATCACTGCAGCCCTCCAAGATGAGAACTTTGAGGTAGATGCCAGGAGGTGCAGGGAGAGGACCATGCTGCTGCTGGATTACTACAAGAAGCAAGACTTTCCCAGTCTGCGCAG ATTTGGAACAGAGAGGTTGTACGCCCAAAAGGAAGATCTGCTCCATGAGGTTTTGGAGCTGGAGGCTGAGAAGGGGCTCCTGGCCAGTGGAGAGAACACAAAGTACCAG GATGATGAACTGAGAAAGCGAGCCATAGAAGAACTGTCTCTACCAGAGCAGGACAAACCCAACATCACCATCACACAAGCACCCACTGCAG AACCAGAAGAAGATCGCGAGGAAATGGCAGAGCTTTCAGCGGCGCCCACAGCCAAGCGGCCCTGCCAGTGCTGCTGCCAGACCTACTCTGAGATTCTCAGCTTCCTGGAGAAACGCTCAGAGGCGGAGCAGCGGCTGCGGGAGGAGGAACTTGCCCTGCGCCGGGAAGAGCTAGAGATTCAAAGGA GTAAGATCACTCTGGAGAGGGAACGTCTGGGagctgaaagaaaagagagggagcGGAGATTTGAGCTGGAGAGCCAAGAGAGGCAGGTCATCTTGGACCTGCTGAAAGAAAAGGTGCTGAAAGGCTGA